The Helianthus annuus cultivar XRQ/B chromosome 15, HanXRQr2.0-SUNRISE, whole genome shotgun sequence genomic sequence TTGACATTCAAAGTCATTGTCCACTTGGCAGAAAATAACAATAAAAACGGAAATAGAGAACTACCGTCCACCCTTCATAACACAATCAAAGAGAAATAGTTTTAATAAATAGATGCTTTTCATAATTTTAGCTATTTACATATCAGTTAAGAATAACTTAAAGTAGTTATCTTGTATCTCCAAGTTTAGCTATAAAAAAATAGCACAAACAAGCACAAAATCACAAACGCAAACTCAAAGTCTCAAACCCAATTTGATAACCTACTAGGTTTATaccccgcgcgcgttgcggcgcgctaCGTAGCGTTGGTTCAAGATCGCATTCTTGGCTTTCTTCATCTAAATTGGATCGAGCGAAACCAAAATAAAAAATTTGTAGCCTGTTTCGGTGAAGATTCACAGTTCACCTCTTCATCACCGAACTCTTCTTTTGCGACCAaatacttttgccaaacataccctatatCCTGTACATGTCAAACACACAAAAGCATTTCAAGTTTGTGCCgatttgacttttgaggtcaaatGTATAAATTTTGACCAATTGGTTCTTTTGACTTTATTATTTAAGGTTACCTTCCTTTGACACTTGCTGAATTCCAGCTTGCACTTGGAATATTTTGCCATCTATCATGAAGACCAAAGTCACTAAGAATCAAATTATGAAAAATCAAAAGGTATAAATGGATAAAATTGTAACATTAGGGTGGCTCAACTAAAGGTAATATTATattaacttctttttttttttaattttagactGTAATGTAATACCTCATCGTATAGAATAAGAGTAGGTGGTTTTGGTAAGAAGAAAAAGCTCTTTTCAAGCGGATAAAGAACGCCATCTTCGGCTTTTAACGATGACTTCACAGCGTAACCGTCTTGACAGCTACGGAATTTTCCGGGACTTGTGAGTTTTGTGCCTGATAAGCCTCTCAATACCATTGTAAACACTTCATAAATCAGTCCCTGTtcattttaaatattaaaaccATCTAAGAATAAACGAAAGCTGGTGTGAAAGCTCATATAAAATGGCAAGATGGGCGAGACAAACGGATCGGTATAAGTCAAAAGGGGTTCGGAAAGAAGTCGAAACGGGTTTGGGTCGTTGCTCAAACCAGGTCAACTTGGACCGGCCCGCAAAC encodes the following:
- the LOC110912157 gene encoding FACT complex subunit SSRP1, with the translated sequence MNEDLFATKYKDKLEPTYKGLIYEVFTMVLRGLSGTKLTSPGKFRSCQDGYAVKSSLKAEDGVLYPLEKSFFFLPKPPTLILYDEMAKYSKCKLEFSKCQRKDIGYVWQKYLVAKEEFGDEEVNCESSPKQATNFLFWFRSIQFR